The Astyanax mexicanus isolate ESR-SI-001 chromosome 21, AstMex3_surface, whole genome shotgun sequence genome contains the following window.
ttttttttctctcactctctctgttttgctctctctctctccccctctcagaATCTCAGACATCCGACTCAATACTGGAGAGCTTCTCGTATACGTGTCCGTTACTAGAGCCGTTGAATGGTCTCTGTCCTTGCCCCATCCCTAACCCGTCCCTTGCTGACAGCAGCTTGTTGTTGCCCGCCGCCCCTCCGTGGTGGTTGCCGAGGGGCCCACCCAGGCACAGCTCCTTGGGGAACCGGGGTCCCACGTTGGACATGACCCCGGCAGAGGCAGAGGCTGGCAAATAGGAAGTCACCCCCATGGAGCCTCGGAAGTCAGCCCGGTTGTTGttgaggagctgctgctgctgctgctgttgttgcgtCTGTTGCTGCTGCGGCTGTGTCTGCTGCTTTTTGACGTAGTACGATTTGGCGCCATGTAATAGGCACTGGTCGTCGCCGAAGGTCGGGATGAATGGGTTCTGGTTCACCTTATCTGGGTAGAGAGATTTAGACAAGGAGTAAGTCCCGACCCCTCGGGTACCGCCCATACCTCCTCCTCCCATCATGCCTCTATCCCTGTCCCTCATGTCCCGCTCGCCTACCGAACGACGGTGCAACCCACCTTCACCCCCACGGAACAAGCTAAATGACGAGCCCCCGCCCTTCCCCCGGTCCCCGCCAGCGAAAAAACCTGTCTCCCGCTCCCCACCTGCATACCGCTCGAACATCTGGGCATAGGGGCTCGCACCTTCCATGTAGCGATCTTTGTCTTTCAGGCTCACACTCCGTGGTGGAGGGAGCATGGAAGCTCCACCGCCCCCAAATCCTGAACCTCCCATCCTGCCCGCCCCTTCTTTCTGCAGGTCTACGAATGTGTCATAAGAATGCTGCCTACGCAGGACCCTGCCGCCTGGTCCAAACTTGCGCCTCTGCGCCTGAGTCTGggcccctccacctccacctccgcctccgcctcctcctccctTCCCACCCTCCAGTACGAACTTGCCCCCTAGCTGATCCAGGAGGAGGTGGTTGTCCTCACTGATGTCATACAAGTTGCCCGGCTTCTTGCATGAATCGCACCGCTTGCAGGTGGCCGAGCTCGGGCGGCTGGAAACCTGTCCGCtcccaccacctcctcctccaccggATCCCCCAACACCCCCTGCAGCTGAGTAGCCCCCACCCCCTCCTCCCCCATGCATGCAAACTTGCTtgccacctccacctcctccactgtGGCAGTTACGGCATTCCCAGTCCCCACCGGccaacccccccacccctccaATGCTCTTTTCCCAGCATGCATGGCCCTGCTGCCCAGGAGATCCTCCTCCTCCCACTCCACCCTTACACTCTGTCTTCTTGGATTTACCTTTCAAGAAATCGTCCACAGGAACCAAACTAGTGCAAGCTCCCCCTCCACCACCGCTGCTGACTACGCCACCACATCCACCCCCACCCAGACCCCCTCCGCCGCCCATTCCAGGAGCGTCACTCAAATCCAAATGTTCCCATGGGGATGCCCCTTCCTTGGATCGGAACTGGTCCATGTAGAAGTCCCTCAAGTTCTCTTTGTCACGGAACACATATGAGGAGCTATTGGCCCCTCTCTGGCTCTTGCGTTCCACAGGTGGGGTGGCTGAACGGTGTCCCTGTGTGACTGGATGgttgtgatgatggtggtggtggatgGTGTGGTGGGTGCGCCTCCGGAAGCCCAGTTCAATTTCGTCCTGCTCCCGACGGGACTTGGCAGATGCTGGCCTCTTTTTAAGGCTGTCCCTGTACTGCTTGCGCCTCTTGGCATTGCCTTCAAGATTGCCGTAGGTCACGGTGTGGGTGGAAATATCCGACACGTCCGAGCGAATATTGCCGTCGTCCCCTCCCGAGCCCGCCCCACCTCCCCCGCAGTACCTGTCATGTCCCGCTATAAACCCTGAACTGGATGCCCCACCCTTGAAGGAGAATTTCCCGTACAGATCAGGCAGGCCAGACTTGAAGCTGGACTGGGTGGGGTGGCCTGCGATCAGGTCAAACTTTTCCCTGTTCCTGTGCGTCAGTGACTGGCGAGGCTGGGTGGTAAAGATGGGCGCTACCCCTCCCCCTAAGCTGTCACAATCGTACATCCCACCCTCCAACGAACTGGCACTCCCTAAGCTACGAGGTCGGTTAGGCAACGGACCCGACATACCCAGAGCCAGTGCGGATCCCGTGCCCCCGTGGTGGTGCAGGTAATGATCCTGGTACAGGTTACTGTCCTTCAGGTGCATGTTCCCAAAAGTCCTCTCCACATCGCTCACATAGTCGCTGAACATATTGTCTTCAGGCAAGTACGGTGGCGGAGGCTTGCAGTCCGTGTGGCCTACCAGGCTTCGCCGATGCTCGCTGATGTCGTAGACAGCTGACTCGCGGTGGCCGTAATCCAGGGCGCTGTGGGGAGAGCCATTGACACCAGGCACAGAGGTCATGTTTTTGGCAGTGCGTAGCAGACGAAGGATGTTCGAATGTGTGttgttcatgttcatgttcatggTGGCTGATGGGGAGTTGAGGCCTGATTTGTTCTCCTCGATCTGAACACCATGGATGCAGCTGTAGATGCCCTGTGAGtgagaaaggaaaggaaaaggtAAGAGAAGAgaagcttaaaaaaaatcaatattttacaaGTATGTTTCGCACACACTGACGACATGGTGATATTCTACGAAAGGTCTTCAAATTTATTTCTACTTACTTTCAACCTGTGAATTGATTTTCTCTGAAAGCAGCTGTGTTTTACACAGAGAGAAGCAAAATTGAGATTTTACATACTGAGACAGTAATGAGGGGGCTGAGGTTTTTGAGGTTTTTAAACAAATGGCTTGATAGGACCTTACAGTAATCGTGATGGAACAGTGAATGATGGATTCATTAAAGCTTCATACATCAGGACTCTAACCCTTCACTGTCAAAGATGGAAAAGTAGTCGATGAGAAAAAGCGGGAAAAAAGATAGGCGTAGatagaaagaaagcgagagacagAGGCAGAAGGAATGATTGATGATAGAGTTGCAGTGAGACTGTTTTCCACTGACAATCAATACTGTAAATCAATGTGATTAAAATTCAGCCAACATTGTTGCTTCTCCCTGGTCTGCCTCTTTAGTGCTAGACACATCAAGCAAATTAATTACATAGCATTATCAAACCTCTTTATCCTACTCGAGATTTTAGATCCTTTTTcaatcaaatgtaaaaaaaaaggttctaatTTGCATAGTGCACATCATACCTTACTTTTCTTCCCATAGTTCTTCCCAAAATAAACGCGCTGAGTTTTTTTTGACGGCAAATGTCATGAAGAATAACCACATAAATACCAAACCGAACACCAGGAGAGACACCGTTAATAGAATTCTCTCCCAAAAATAATCCAAAGGTCAAAGGTGGCTCCCCTGTTGGCGTTCCACGGCCTCCTCCCAGAGGCCACGTCAGAAACGGTTTCTAGCCGGCCTCTTACTCACTCTTCCTGCCTTACCGTGTCTTTCCATTCTTCTTCTGCGCTTGCTTCCATTGTGTCGGCCTTATCTCCACTACCtcctgaggtttttttttttaaccccagGTCATCCTTGCCAGCTtgactctttttttctctcgtttATCTCCTAACCTCTTCATCTGATTGGACTGGTACTGACATACTCTCACGTCAATGTTATCTCCTTCctcctcattctttctttctttcgttctttctttcttttttgctctaTTCATCCCCCAGAGGGTTAAACCCTGTATTTTTATGGCTTGTTCCCTTTTCTTTTAGCTCAATAAATTGTTTAGTTTTATAACTATAATATCCTttacctctctcactcttcctccagctACTCTCGCCTCATCTACCATCCATGTTCCGCTCCTGCATTCTTTAATATTTGAACACATTTGATTATACAGTTCCACAGCAAGGACAGGTTCGCTTTTCCAAGTGAAGGTTATCATGGAATATATTCCCTCGTGGAGACAGTCCTCACAGTATTACAGTGCAAGATACGTAAAGAAAGCAAGGGTAGAACTAAAGGCACTTTCCATGGGGAAAATAAGTCAAGAAACTGGCTGTTTTATAGTGTTATATATTACTAAGCACAATCTCAACAACTGCACCGGCAATTGCTTGCTTTACATTTTTAAGACAAACTCATAAAtgtttccattcattcattaatttatttaatacttAATTTGTATTTGTCCTGGGCAGAATGGCAGTGGTTCCTTACTTGAGTACTTTCTTGGGTTTCCAAGGTCCAGAATTGGGATTTGTTTTGACTATACCTTCAAAAACAGTACCTTTACTATGCAAAAAACCTCACTACACTACTAAACTCACTGAGGCGTTTTTGAGAGTGACTTTGCCTGTATTTGCCCTTATTTGACTGTTTAACATTAATTGTAGGAgagttttccatttttttctgaattgctcAACTGGTAGGGGGTCAATGATGCCTTTTTAAACTCTCTTAATTGCATTTCATTTAATTGCGTTTATTGCTGTCTATGATTTAAAGACTTCTCTATCCTGCTCACAACATAATACATATTATACCTTTATCTTCAGCAGCATACAGTACATCATtcacagctagctaacattaagaGAATGGCCCATCAGGAGCGTTAATCAGTGTATTCCAGTCCTCCAGCAGCATGTAGCTCAGCCTGCTGTGATACTGCAGGCATGAAGCGCAACTATACATTCTGGATATTTGTGCTACAGTATATTGTGCAGCCTAGGtctataaaagaaaagaaagagaaagctgtAAAGAAATTTAAGCTGTTAGCATTTAGCATCACTCTAGTAAAGACAGGTAGAGTATTATCGAGGAGACCAGCCTAGGGCTGAAACATGAATGGTGGTAGCACTCGTAACGCCCAACATGGAGACATGGAGCATGTTTACGGGTTAAATCCTACTCTTTAAAAGCAACAACCAAAGAGTTTGCTGGTTTTAAGGAGAATAAGGGACGGTCAGGGTCAAAAGTTGACTTGGAAATATGATATGGAGATACGCAGTAGCCAAAAACAAGCCTTCTTAATAAAAAGCCTTCTTCATAAAAGCCAGAGTGTGGAGTGAATATTGTGTCAAAAGTTtcacgtaaaaaaataaaatctgcagtctaattttttttaatcaaaaggacaaattgtatgctgcaaattcaaaacagagaaaaaatatatcaaatgcatatttttaaatatacttggttactttattatttttgtattagattttgtcagtctttgcttttatgtttgtgtttttgtgaattttctgtggatttttgtgggatttttctgctaaagacttctttttctgcttctggaatctctccttttttcttctgcttcagttttttctgatttttggaacacttttcacgggtgggcggggcttagaagaaggcgtttgcctttgaatctccattggtcagctggttctggactgacgtgttccctgaaccctcgtctgagactggcCACGCCCTCAAACACCCCGCCTGCTTCAAGCGGTCTTTCAAACACGGCGGAGCGAACAGATTCcagtgcacaacagcagcagatactttttccAGTTAAATttcatatgaaataaaaaaaacattttttgtgtaaaacttttggcacaaaattcagtCCATACCAGACTCTATGGCACAGTTTTCAATATTCTTTTGGTAAGTTTCTGACCTTTAAAACAACCTCTGTCCAGAAGCTCTGACCCCTGAGTCACCTCTCACAGGACGGCGGAGCCACTCACCCTGCTGATGGAGAAGGTGACGCCCGGCTTGCCCGAGCACACGCCCATGAAGCAGAAGCGTAGCTGCCAGTAGAACAGGTGCTCGGCGATGAAGGTGATGAGCGACAGCGCCATGGCCGCCCCCAGCATGTAGAAGACGCCGGCCATGTTGTCCACGTCCAGCTGGCTGCTCATCACCTCGTTCTTCTCGTTGTGACAGATCCCAGTCAGCCACAGAGCCTCCAGCTCCTCCATctcacctgcagagagagagcgtgaggtGTGGGGGGGGTTGGGATGGCGGCGTTGGGACGGACGAGGAGCGCAGTAGAAGAGCGGGAGAGgagatatatgatatgatatgatgagGAGAtggatgatgaggatgaggagtATGGATGGAGatgaaaaatgacagaaaagaagggagggagggatggagtgtgGATAGAAGGGAGCAAtgggagagatagatagaggcAGATGTTGTAAGGGTGGCAACCAAGCAGCAGGAGTTTGTTTAGGGTGAAGGACATACACAcggattaagagagagagagagagagcaaagaggaAAGAgcgcgaaaaagagagagagagagagagagagagagagagagagagatgagtagGTGTGTGTGCGTGATGTCTGGCCCTGAGTGAAAGTGAGTGTACTGTAGTGTATGTACTGTACACGCaaatctcactcactctctctctctctctctctctttctctctcactctctctatgagtgagtgagtgtgtgtgtgtgtgtgtgtgtgttagaaacaGACTgactgtatgtatttatgtgtctgGGAGAAAAGTGTGCTCAGGGTGTTTTCTAAGGGTGTGTTTAGATGTGCGTCAGGATTGGTCccctgcctctgtgtgtgtgtatctgtgtgtgtgtgtgtgtgtgtgtgtaaagcttaACGCATTCTGGTTGCTCTTTTTTTTCTCGAGCTTTTGAGTTAATGCTCGCTCGTCTGTTTGTGTCTCTCTTCATCTGCGCCCGTTTGTTTAGAACTTCTCCAATGCCGCGCGCAGTAAACAAATTAAGGCCTCGACGACGTGCAACATTTGTCATGTCGAATTACTCCCGATGCGTTCCCGACGGAGCGCCTCCTCGTTAATGATTGATTACAAGCGTCACTTGTGATTTGGCTCCCGGAGCTAAGGGGGGACCTTAAGGGTCTGGCAGTCCTCCAAGGAGGGGTAAAATTTTACTGCTAACCTCCCCCCCCCCGCCCTCTCAATTCACTCACTGTTCTTATTATGTCACTGTCCTGCTATTGACAACATTTtgttcttcctctttctttttttttttaccttttgacgTAATGGCAAAAGTATCtgattattcttattcttaacaCTGTGGTTAAACAAAGGCAAAATCATGATGtacggaccaatagaaaagcaAAAGAATTAGTTTGAAATTCTAAAATCTGCTGATCTAATCTGATCTAATTTATTTCTGGATATCTGTGCTATACTGTGCTGTCCCGTTTGAAAATGAAAGaagtgaaaacttaaaaaaaaaaaaaagagtttagctgttagcatttagcattaccctagtaaagacagagagagagggagtgttaATGAGGAGGCCAGCCACATGTCAGCATGCTGGTTATGCCCAGAGTATGGGAGGGTCAGGGTCAAGGTCAAGGTCAacttgatgtggagatctgtgcaagcgaaGTAGCCAAAAACAAGCTAATCTGATCTTAAAAAATCGATCTGAAAAGAAGACGTGTATTTGAGCTCAAAAATCAGAAATGTACACACCTTTATTTTAGTCATTGACTTTactagaaatacatttttgtgctGGGTACAAAAGTGGTCATAGGATTTAAAAGTTTCGGTAATTTCTTCAGGAAATAATGACTTTAAACCAAAGTCTACAGTTTTATATATTCAGCATTAAACACACATTTGCCTACAATGAAAGCTCCACCTACAGTACCAcacaaaagtttggaaacaccttaaatttagtgttttttttttttcattattaaaaaaaaattattcttcTGATTTACTGCTTGGTCTCTgcgttgtaggctgtaagagcaagcatcattttttgAGCTGCTAACATAGTTATGTTGGCTATGTGCTATATACACTGAAGAAGATTAAATAGAaaatttaaaagttttattttacctGACCAGAAAATTCTAAGTacaattattgtgcaaagcagttaatataacaaaaaacaattaaactAATTCAGTTTTGACATAGTAAAGTAAGTTTTAAgattagttaaataaaaaattccgtaaagacaagaaacacAACTGGTTTCTCAAATTATGTGAAATTCTTAAAATCaaattaagttaatttttttaattattcagccTTATTCAGGGCTCAGGGAGTGAATTGGGGTCCAAAAATTAGTGACGTTAGTCATCATGACCAGAAAACACGGTGGGTCTTTAATGGAGTGATTCTGACGACAGATGCTaatctgaagtgtttttttttttttaacgatggCCTAGATACAGAAGATCTGAGAAGACCTACAGGCTTTTCGGGCCTGAGAGATATTTCTTCCTGTGTCAGTGTATCGGTTTCCCCTTGCTGAAGGAGAAGTGTGTAGACTGCTCCCTTCGGACATGCCTGTGTATGTGAGAGACAGAACCGGGGATAGCGCGACTGCGCGACTGTGTAAATGTGTGCCTACATGTCTGGTGtatgtttgtgaatgtgtgtgtgtgtgagagtattcTAGTATTCTAGTATGCTCTTGTCTCTCACACACCAcgcactcatacactcacacacacacacacacacttgacgcCATCCCCAATCCACTCGAGGGCCACCACAAGCTAGCCTTGACACGTCTAACTAGGGCGCTATTCTCGATCCTGGCtcctatataaaattatataatgccTAGCGGCCATGAAATAACAATGCATGACACACCTGAGCGTACCTACAGCAGACCTCCAGAACAGGCAGCTGCCGCGCCGCTAAGCTAACGCGTGTCGCTAGCAGCGCATGTCTATATGCATGCATGAGCAATCACTCAAAGGTAGCACGGTAACTAGGCCAGGGCTAATTTGGGCTAGCAAGAGAGCGCTTTGTGTAAAACTAGAGCTGATATCCTTGCATTACAGTACAAGATCCACAATGTCAACATTCATTAGTGATATTTGCACTGCACGAGCAGAGCATGAGCTTTTCAGTGAAACAGTGCACAGATCATCCTGTGATCAATggtgaaggactagaggatgatcaacacaaactgtgcagcaacagattcagagcttctgtctccaAACATACCatgttacaaaaaatatatttcaggGAAGTACCCCCAGACCTGGacttggatatatatatatatatatatatcatttagtCACccatgggcaatgctaaaatcactattacaaactacacagcgggcaagactttcattgttttttatttttaacagacagggatatactttagagtagccTGAGACGGAATTaattttgatgggagccatgatgctccttctcttaTTCACTGAACacatcccatccaggaggggaaaaaacactgcccgcccactctaaaaactgattggctaactcacagactctttgcagagaacaggccaatcaacACCTTTTGGGAGGTCTGTGTCTCTGACCtcttactttatctacaagatgGAGCAGCTAGATAAGTCGGAGGGTCtaatagagtgagagagacagtgagtaaacacagtgtttaagaactccagcagcactgctgcactgggTCTGATCTACTAGTACAATCAGCacaacacactactaacacactaaTCACCAGCATTCCGGTgttactcactgcagtgctgagaatgaatgaccCACGACCCAAATAGTACCTACTCTGTGGTGcctgtcctgtggggtcctggcaattaaagaacagggtaaaaggaggatttTGAAAAGTTTGTACAATGGATGTACCATTTCCGGTTATTGACTGAACCTGAAGAACTTAAATGTCAGAAATATAGGAAACTAAATTTCTAAaacttcagaaaaagaacatcatactgaatttaaaacatggtggaggtagtgttatAGTCTGGGGCTACTTTACTTCTttagggcctggacaacttgctgtaatggaTTAAACAACAAATTCAGTTTTCTACCTGAAAATCCTCAAGGATGAATGTCtgaccatcagtttgtgaccttaagctcaggtgtacttggattCCACAACAGGACAATTATCCAGAGCACACCAGCAAGTATGtctaaatggctaaaaaaaaagacCAATCATGCTCGAAAATCCACCAACGTAGCTGAATTAACACAATTCTGTAAAGTTCTGGGTGTGGGAGTTCGTGTTAGTTCATTTGGTTATAGGTTAAGTTATTAAGATTAGGGTGAAATCTGCATACTTTAGCTTTCGATACTTACgatactacaggggttggacaatgaaactgaaacacctggttttagaccacattaatttattgtcctgatggacagttctggtggaaacaggagagttgaggtgcacattgaattttgtcgtgatttgttcagccgtggttttatgtttttttggatacaatccgggttagcacccgaacatccctttcagacagcttcctcttacagtgtccacagttaatcctgttggacgtggttggtccttcttggtggtatgctgacattactctggataccgtggctcttgatacattactaagacttgctgtcttggtcaca
Protein-coding sequences here:
- the grin2bb gene encoding glutamate receptor, ionotropic, N-methyl D-aspartate 2B, genome duplicate b isoform X1 translates to MTVGLAMFKGLRLHSSAMLVSLRFSLLLLSLLLLLFPACESRRGGGGGATGGGGGAGGVSSSTRGHSIIGPPHYPPAPASPVAAPQPPKFAQGLSIAVILVGNSSEVTLAEGVEKEDFLHVPLPPKVELVTMNETDPKSIINRICALMSRNWLQGVVFGDDTDQEAIAQILDFISAQTHIPILGIRGGSSMIMAAKDDHSMFFQFGPSIEQQASVMLNIMEEYDWYIFSIVTTYYPGYQDFVNRIRSTIENSFVGWELEEVILLDMSVDDGDSKIQNQLKKLQSPVILLYCTKEEAATIFEVAHSVGLTGYGYTWIVPALVAGDADNVPNVFPTGLISVSYDEWDYGLEARVRDAVAIIAMATSTMMLDRGPHTLLKSGCLGAPDKKGTKGGNPNEVLRYLMNVTFEGRNLSFSEDGYQMHPKLVIILLDKERQWDRVGKWENGSLTMKYHVWPRFELYSDAEEREDDHLSIVTLEEAPFVIVEDVDPLSGTCMRNTVPCRKQLKTQNQTGDSGIYIKRCCKGFCIDILKKIAKTVKFTYDLYLVTNGKHGKKINGTWNGMVGEVVFKNAHMAVGSLTINEERSEVIDFSVPFIETGISVMVSRSNGTVSPSAFLEPFSADVWVMMFVMLLIVSAVAVFVFEYFSPVGYNRCLADGREPGGPSFTIGKAIWLLWGLVFNNSVPVQNPKGTTSKIMVSVWAFFAVIFLASYTANLAAFMIQEEYVDQVTGLSDKKFQRPNDFSPPFRFGTVPNGSTERNIRNNYKEMHSYMTSFHQKNVNEALHSLKTGKLDAFIYDAAVLNYMAGRDEGCKLVTIGSGYIFATTGYGIAIQKDSGWKRAVDLAILQLFGDGEMEELEALWLTGICHNEKNEVMSSQLDVDNMAGVFYMLGAAMALSLITFIAEHLFYWQLRFCFMGVCSGKPGVTFSISRGIYSCIHGVQIEENKSGLNSPSATMNMNMNNTHSNILRLLRTAKNMTSVPGVNGSPHSALDYGHRESAVYDISEHRRSLVGHTDCKPPPPYLPEDNMFSDYVSDVERTFGNMHLKDSNLYQDHYLHHHGGTGSALALGMSGPLPNRPRSLGSASSLEGGMYDCDSLGGGVAPIFTTQPRQSLTHRNREKFDLIAGHPTQSSFKSGLPDLYGKFSFKGGASSSGFIAGHDRYCGGGGAGSGGDDGNIRSDVSDISTHTVTYGNLEGNAKRRKQYRDSLKKRPASAKSRREQDEIELGFRRRTHHTIHHHHHHNHPVTQGHRSATPPVERKSQRGANSSSYVFRDKENLRDFYMDQFRSKEGASPWEHLDLSDAPGMGGGGGLGGGGCGGVVSSGGGGGACTSLVPVDDFLKGKSKKTECKGGVGGGGSPGQQGHACWEKSIGGVGGLAGGDWECRNCHSGGGGGGKQVCMHGGGGGGGYSAAGGVGGSGGGGGGGSGQVSSRPSSATCKRCDSCKKPGNLYDISEDNHLLLDQLGGKFVLEGGKGGGGGGGGGGGGAQTQAQRRKFGPGGRVLRRQHSYDTFVDLQKEGAGRMGGSGFGGGGASMLPPPRSVSLKDKDRYMEGASPYAQMFERYAGGERETGFFAGGDRGKGGGSSFSLFRGGEGGLHRRSVGERDMRDRDRGMMGGGGMGGTRGVGTYSLSKSLYPDKVNQNPFIPTFGDDQCLLHGAKSYYVKKQQTQPQQQQTQQQQQQQQLLNNNRADFRGSMGVTSYLPASASAGVMSNVGPRFPKELCLGGPLGNHHGGAAGNNKLLSARDGLGMGQGQRPFNGSSNGHVYEKLSSIESDV